The proteins below are encoded in one region of Metabacillus dongyingensis:
- the yugI gene encoding S1 domain-containing post-transcriptional regulator GSP13: protein MSTKYETGSVHTGKVTGIQRYGAFVALDESTQGLVHISEIAHGFVKDINEQLKVGDEVQVKVLSVDEQAGKISLSIRATQEAPAQTEAPKKPKKRQATVKATPAYSNETPQGFNTLKEKLEEWIEQSKQTNK from the coding sequence ATGAGCACAAAATACGAAACAGGTTCTGTTCACACAGGCAAAGTAACAGGAATCCAACGCTACGGAGCGTTTGTAGCATTAGATGAATCAACACAAGGTTTAGTTCACATTTCTGAAATCGCACACGGTTTTGTTAAAGATATCAACGAGCAATTAAAAGTAGGCGACGAAGTTCAAGTGAAAGTTCTTTCAGTTGACGAGCAAGCTGGTAAAATCAGCCTTTCAATTCGTGCAACTCAAGAAGCTCCAGCACAAACTGAAGCTCCTAAAAAGCCTAAAAAGCGCCAAGCTACAGTGAAAGCAACTCCTGCTTATTCTAACGAAACTCCACAAGGTTTCAACACTCTTAAAGAAAAGTTAGAAGAGTGGATTGAGCAATCTAAACAAACAAATAAATAA
- a CDS encoding RNA polymerase sigma factor: MNDDELVLKAKKGNMNAFQELVEKYTPVVEKFAYQLGNRRDDIDDITQEVFIRVYRFLDQFSKAKFSTWLYKITLNVTRDAARKRMSNMKKVFKIQNEPAYDYPEVEAHVLQNEEDRALHLCLQKLDEKYRVPIVLYFFHELKYEEIAEIMSITLSTVKTRILRGKTMLKKILEEHEKKEGETHG; encoded by the coding sequence ATGAACGATGATGAGTTGGTTTTAAAAGCAAAAAAAGGCAATATGAATGCGTTTCAGGAGCTTGTTGAGAAATACACTCCAGTTGTTGAAAAGTTTGCTTATCAGCTGGGGAACCGGCGTGATGATATAGATGATATTACTCAGGAAGTATTTATACGCGTGTACCGTTTTCTTGATCAATTTTCAAAAGCGAAATTTTCGACCTGGCTTTATAAAATAACCCTAAATGTCACGCGTGATGCTGCAAGAAAACGAATGTCAAATATGAAAAAGGTCTTTAAAATTCAAAACGAGCCTGCCTATGATTATCCGGAGGTAGAAGCTCATGTTCTTCAAAATGAAGAAGACAGGGCCCTTCATCTTTGTCTTCAAAAGCTTGATGAAAAATATAGAGTTCCAATTGTGCTTTATTTTTTTCATGAACTGAAATATGAAGAGATTGCTGAAATTATGTCGATCACGTTATCTACTGTTAAAACAAGAATATTAAGAGGAAAAACAATGCTTAAGAAGATATTGGAGGAGCACGAGAAGAAAGAAGGTGAAACTCATGGATGA
- a CDS encoding aminotransferase, protein MTQERYLSKTVSQLKPSGIRKFFDLAAGMEGVISLGVGEPDFVTSWNVREACILSLEQGFTSYTANAGLAELRVEIVRYLQKKFNVSYRYEDEVIVTVGASQALDIALRAITDPLDEILIPEPCFVSYGPLVSLAGGVPVPLHTKAEDQFKLLPEHIEAAITDRTKGLLLCSPSNPTGAVLNKKELEQIAEMAEKHDLIILADEIYAELTYDEAYTSFPSLKGMQERTILISGFSKGFAMTGWRLGFVAAPAALSQAMLKIHQYAMMCAPTMAQFGAIEALKNGLQDVEQMKKSYRQRRNYFVDSLNEIGLPCHLPGGAFYAFPSIANTGLSSEEFAERLLLEQKVAVVPGHVFGESGEGFIRCSYASSLEQLQEALRRISIFMKNFQ, encoded by the coding sequence ATGACACAAGAGAGGTATTTATCTAAAACCGTTTCACAATTAAAGCCTTCCGGCATCCGCAAGTTCTTTGATCTTGCGGCTGGCATGGAAGGTGTTATTTCGCTTGGAGTCGGAGAACCGGATTTTGTCACTTCATGGAATGTCAGAGAAGCATGCATCTTATCGCTCGAGCAGGGATTTACCTCTTACACAGCGAATGCAGGTCTTGCAGAGCTGAGAGTGGAGATTGTCCGGTATTTGCAAAAGAAATTCAATGTTTCTTATCGCTATGAGGACGAAGTTATTGTAACTGTAGGAGCCAGTCAGGCTTTGGATATTGCGTTAAGAGCAATCACCGATCCTTTAGATGAAATATTGATACCAGAGCCTTGCTTTGTTTCTTATGGACCTTTAGTATCGCTTGCAGGAGGGGTGCCTGTGCCTTTGCATACAAAGGCAGAGGATCAATTTAAGCTTCTTCCTGAACACATAGAAGCGGCGATTACAGACAGGACAAAGGGATTGCTGCTGTGCTCGCCAAGCAACCCAACAGGAGCCGTGTTAAATAAAAAGGAGCTCGAACAAATCGCTGAAATGGCTGAAAAACACGATCTAATCATTTTAGCCGATGAGATTTATGCAGAACTTACATATGATGAGGCCTATACAAGTTTCCCAAGTTTAAAGGGCATGCAGGAGCGTACCATTTTAATCTCCGGTTTTTCAAAAGGCTTTGCGATGACTGGATGGCGACTTGGATTTGTTGCGGCACCCGCTGCACTCTCTCAAGCCATGCTTAAAATACATCAGTACGCTATGATGTGTGCTCCAACAATGGCCCAGTTCGGAGCAATCGAAGCGCTGAAAAACGGACTGCAGGATGTTGAGCAGATGAAAAAAAGCTATAGGCAAAGAAGAAATTACTTCGTTGACTCCCTTAATGAAATTGGGCTGCCTTGCCATCTGCCGGGAGGAGCTTTTTATGCATTTCCTTCAATTGCGAATACCGGACTCAGTTCTGAAGAATTTGCTGAGCGTCTTTTGCTCGAACAAAAGGTAGCTGTTGTGCCTGGCCATGTTTTTGGCGAGAGCGGAGAGGGCTTTATCAGATGCTCGTATGCTTCTTCCTTAGAACAGCTGCAAGAGGCGTTAAGAAGAATTTCTATATTTATGAAAAATTTTCAATAG
- a CDS encoding Lrp/AsnC family transcriptional regulator: MKLSQKETEILELLEENSRLTPLAIAKMVQLSEEETIEAIKRLEELKVIIDYSTTVNWRKVDGHEGVTAMIDVKVAPKRGTGFDAIAERIYRFKEVKSVYLMSGAYDLSVVIEGRSMSEVAHFVSDKLSTLDSVLSTTTHFILKKYKHDGKIYEQDDEDRRIVVSP; this comes from the coding sequence ATGAAGCTTTCTCAAAAGGAAACGGAAATACTTGAGCTTTTAGAGGAAAACAGCAGACTGACTCCTCTTGCAATTGCCAAAATGGTGCAGCTGTCAGAGGAAGAAACGATTGAAGCGATTAAACGCCTTGAAGAATTGAAGGTCATTATTGATTATTCGACAACTGTCAACTGGCGCAAAGTAGACGGTCATGAAGGTGTAACAGCTATGATTGACGTAAAGGTCGCTCCAAAAAGAGGAACAGGTTTTGATGCGATTGCTGAACGAATATACAGATTTAAAGAGGTAAAGTCGGTGTACCTCATGTCAGGGGCCTACGACTTATCGGTTGTGATTGAAGGCAGGTCGATGTCAGAGGTTGCCCATTTTGTTTCAGATAAGCTATCTACTCTTGATTCTGTGCTGTCAACAACGACTCATTTTATTTTGAAAAAATATAAGCATGACGGCAAAATTTACGAGCAGGATGATGAAGACAGACGAATTGTGGTGTCTCCATGA
- a CDS encoding alpha/beta fold hydrolase, whose translation MVTFENKQEFKMMIQDIHVHYELYENPGKPTMVLIHGFLSSTFSYRRLIPYLRNEYRIIAVDLPPFGQSEKSIAFVYSYRNMAKVVIELLKNLQVDDAILVGHSMGGQISLYALKEMPEMFRKVVLLCSSGYMKRSHPSLIFGSYVPYFYLCIKHIMSRQGVWKNLCNVVYDHSLIDQEMMDGYIQPFYDDRIFMALSRMIRDREGDLSAEDLRKIETPSLLIWGQEDKVVPVQIGERMNKDLPNSHFFSLKNTGHLVPEERPDFVSERIFEFCV comes from the coding sequence ATGGTGACTTTTGAAAATAAACAGGAATTCAAGATGATGATACAGGACATTCATGTTCATTATGAGCTCTATGAGAACCCTGGAAAACCTACAATGGTATTGATCCACGGCTTTCTTTCTTCCACATTCAGCTACCGGCGGCTGATCCCGTATTTAAGAAATGAATATCGTATTATTGCGGTTGACCTGCCTCCTTTTGGGCAGTCGGAAAAGTCCATCGCATTTGTTTATTCATACCGCAATATGGCTAAAGTCGTCATTGAGCTTTTAAAAAATCTTCAAGTGGATGACGCCATTCTTGTTGGACATTCGATGGGCGGGCAAATTTCCTTGTATGCTTTAAAAGAAATGCCTGAGATGTTCAGAAAGGTTGTCCTTCTTTGCAGTTCAGGATATATGAAAAGATCTCATCCCTCCCTTATATTCGGTTCATATGTGCCTTATTTCTATCTTTGCATCAAACATATTATGAGCCGGCAGGGAGTATGGAAAAACCTTTGCAATGTCGTTTATGACCATTCATTGATTGATCAGGAAATGATGGATGGCTATATTCAGCCGTTTTATGATGACCGGATTTTTATGGCTTTATCACGCATGATTCGTGACCGTGAAGGTGATTTATCTGCAGAGGATTTAAGAAAAATTGAAACACCGAGCCTGCTTATTTGGGGTCAGGAAGATAAAGTCGTCCCTGTACAAATCGGTGAACGCATGAACAAAGATCTTCCAAATTCTCATTTCTTTTCGTTAAAAAATACAGGACATCTAGTTCCAGAAGAGCGTCCTGATTTTGTGTCCGAGCGAATTTTCGAATTTTGCGTGTAA
- a CDS encoding DUF1871 family protein — MKEANEQMLEILYKWDPLHYGAEAYETEVFDVLQAVHVSEAPSHLSRKIQSIYEFSFEEIIPLKECEKIAIELLLIKNNAACER; from the coding sequence ATGAAAGAAGCTAATGAGCAGATGCTCGAAATTTTATATAAGTGGGATCCCTTACATTACGGTGCGGAAGCTTATGAAACAGAAGTATTCGATGTTTTGCAGGCTGTTCATGTTTCAGAAGCGCCTTCCCATTTGTCCAGAAAAATTCAGTCTATTTATGAATTCTCCTTTGAAGAAATTATTCCATTAAAAGAATGTGAAAAAATAGCTATTGAATTGCTTCTTATAAAAAATAATGCAGCTTGTGAACGGTAA
- a CDS encoding MalY/PatB family protein has protein sequence MNPFDQTTDRSNTQSVKWDYTEEIFGIKDVLPMWVADMDFKAPQEVVAALAERAAHGIFGYTSPGSGAKKSVQMWMKKRHNWDITQESIVFSSGVVTALSMAIQSLTEPGDSVLIQSPVYHPFFDITEKNNRTIVNNQLSLVRGHYEIDFADLEKKLSDPDVKLMLLCSPHNPGGRVWSLDELRKIGELCAAHHVIVVSDEIHSDLMLFGHKHVPLASISKELANLSITCMSPSKTFNLAGLQSSAIIIPNKDLRAKYEDFQKRQGFFTLNTFGITAMEAAYTYGDPWLEELKTYLEGNVKTVTSFIAQKLPELKVIQPDSTYLVWIDCRSLSKTDAELKELLLEKGRLALEEGTKYGHGGEGFVRMNIGCPRSVVIEGLKRLEKAFS, from the coding sequence ATGAATCCTTTTGATCAGACAACTGACAGATCCAATACTCAATCCGTGAAGTGGGATTATACGGAGGAAATTTTCGGTATTAAAGATGTTCTGCCTATGTGGGTGGCGGATATGGATTTTAAGGCTCCTCAAGAAGTAGTTGCAGCACTTGCAGAGCGGGCAGCGCATGGTATTTTTGGATATACATCTCCAGGTTCCGGGGCAAAAAAATCCGTGCAAATGTGGATGAAAAAACGCCACAACTGGGACATTACACAAGAATCGATTGTTTTCAGCTCAGGTGTTGTGACAGCTTTAAGCATGGCCATTCAGTCACTGACAGAGCCTGGTGACAGTGTCCTCATTCAGTCTCCCGTTTACCATCCTTTTTTTGATATCACCGAAAAAAACAATCGCACCATCGTTAATAATCAATTAAGTCTTGTAAGGGGGCACTATGAAATTGATTTTGCAGATCTTGAAAAAAAGCTTTCAGATCCTGATGTTAAGCTCATGCTGCTGTGCAGCCCCCACAATCCTGGAGGCAGAGTATGGTCCTTAGATGAATTGAGAAAGATTGGCGAGTTATGTGCTGCCCATCATGTAATCGTGGTATCAGATGAAATTCACTCGGATTTAATGTTATTCGGGCATAAGCACGTGCCTTTAGCCTCCATTTCCAAGGAGCTTGCCAACCTTTCTATTACATGCATGTCACCAAGCAAAACGTTCAATCTTGCAGGTCTCCAATCTTCTGCGATTATCATTCCAAATAAAGATCTTCGGGCTAAATATGAGGATTTTCAAAAAAGACAGGGCTTTTTCACGCTAAATACATTCGGCATCACAGCCATGGAAGCTGCTTATACTTATGGCGATCCTTGGCTCGAGGAGTTAAAAACGTATTTAGAAGGGAACGTAAAAACGGTCACTTCCTTTATCGCTCAAAAGTTGCCGGAGTTAAAAGTGATTCAGCCAGATTCCACTTACCTCGTTTGGATTGACTGCAGAAGCCTCTCAAAAACAGATGCTGAATTGAAGGAGCTGCTGCTTGAAAAAGGAAGACTTGCTCTTGAAGAAGGCACTAAATACGGTCATGGCGGTGAAGGTTTTGTCCGAATGAATATTGGCTGTCCGCGTTCTGTTGTAATTGAGGGGTTAAAACGGCTTGAAAAAGCATTTTCTTAA
- a CDS encoding sensor histidine kinase — protein sequence MTIESIKELILHMTFILFPVFIYQTAWLSRPFKSPPSRNKTLIYLLCAPSAILCITYPLHIVDDLSFDLHSIPIVISILYGGPLSGALVILTVFAYHFYTGGYWLLLSMITIPFYIILPYYLQRKWFFYNKQRKMMFILLIGNIKTAVTYSAMYLTGTLGLTPMIFTGNNTITLVLDWLFLMSALFLSQYAIEYIRENAMMRYQIIKNEKLSIISELAASVAHEVRNPLTVVRGFIQLMGQELQENEHKNKDYFELVLSELDRAQDIITDYLNLAKQQYFEKEKVSLSSLLIEVDQLMRSYANYKTVTIETKINSDLVVYGDNPRLKQVFINLLKNAIEAVPDFEGKVFIRAYSSHEYIRIKITDNGNGMTADQLERLGEPYFTLKEKGTGLGLTVTFSIIHHHSGTIRYQSSVGEGTTVTVSLPIQSDVQ from the coding sequence ATGACAATCGAATCGATTAAAGAATTAATCCTGCATATGACATTCATTCTTTTTCCTGTCTTCATTTATCAGACTGCTTGGCTGAGCAGGCCTTTCAAATCGCCTCCCAGCCGTAACAAAACTCTTATTTATTTGCTTTGTGCACCTTCTGCTATTCTTTGTATAACCTACCCTCTTCATATTGTGGATGATTTAAGCTTTGATCTGCATTCCATCCCCATTGTCATCAGCATTTTATATGGAGGGCCGCTCTCTGGCGCCCTTGTTATTCTCACTGTGTTTGCCTACCATTTTTATACAGGCGGATACTGGCTGCTGCTGAGTATGATTACCATTCCTTTCTATATTATTCTTCCTTACTATCTTCAAAGAAAATGGTTTTTTTATAATAAACAGCGCAAAATGATGTTTATTCTGCTGATTGGCAATATTAAAACCGCAGTCACTTATTCTGCCATGTATTTGACTGGAACACTTGGTCTTACTCCTATGATTTTCACAGGGAACAATACGATAACCTTAGTGCTTGACTGGCTTTTCCTCATGTCTGCATTATTTCTTTCGCAATATGCCATTGAATACATTCGTGAAAACGCAATGATGCGTTATCAGATTATCAAAAACGAAAAGCTCTCCATCATAAGCGAGCTCGCTGCAAGCGTTGCTCATGAAGTCCGCAATCCATTAACGGTAGTGAGGGGTTTTATTCAATTGATGGGTCAGGAACTGCAGGAGAACGAACATAAAAATAAGGACTATTTCGAATTAGTATTATCAGAGCTTGATCGGGCTCAGGATATTATTACCGATTATCTAAATTTAGCAAAACAGCAATATTTTGAAAAAGAGAAAGTTTCTTTATCCTCATTGCTTATTGAAGTCGATCAATTAATGCGCTCTTATGCCAACTACAAAACGGTCACAATCGAAACAAAAATCAACTCGGATTTAGTCGTGTATGGAGATAATCCGAGACTAAAGCAAGTATTTATCAATCTTTTAAAAAATGCGATCGAAGCGGTGCCGGATTTTGAAGGAAAAGTTTTCATCAGAGCCTATTCTTCACATGAATACATCAGAATCAAAATCACTGATAATGGAAACGGAATGACAGCAGACCAGCTTGAACGCTTGGGAGAACCATACTTTACACTAAAGGAAAAAGGAACCGGTCTTGGGTTAACAGTAACCTTTTCCATCATCCATCACCACAGCGGTACTATCCGCTATCAGAGTTCCGTTGGCGAAGGAACAACTGTCACCGTTTCTCTGCCAATTCAATCAGATGTTCAATAG
- a CDS encoding superoxide dismutase family protein, producing the protein MKKRIVPAVLFLLFLSGCMEEAPTKLDVEMFNASGDSLGTVKISEQAKGVKLELVLEGLPPGEHGFHIHENAKCEAPEFKSAGNHFNPDEKQHGLLHPKGSHAGDLQNLIADENGLVEAEIAAPAVTLKKDEKNSLLMKEGTTLIITELKDDGMTQPSGDSGTRIGCGEITEKEGKRSDKKEVKPAEEKQ; encoded by the coding sequence ATGAAGAAACGTATCGTTCCGGCTGTTTTATTTCTTTTATTTTTAAGCGGGTGCATGGAAGAGGCACCGACAAAATTAGATGTAGAAATGTTTAATGCAAGCGGAGATTCTCTTGGAACAGTGAAAATCTCCGAACAGGCAAAAGGCGTAAAATTGGAATTGGTTTTAGAGGGTCTTCCTCCTGGAGAGCATGGTTTTCATATTCATGAGAATGCAAAGTGCGAGGCGCCGGAGTTTAAAAGTGCAGGCAATCATTTTAATCCTGATGAAAAGCAGCACGGTCTGCTGCATCCAAAAGGATCTCATGCAGGTGATCTGCAAAACCTGATTGCGGATGAAAATGGGCTTGTTGAGGCGGAAATTGCAGCACCTGCTGTGACGCTGAAAAAAGATGAAAAAAACTCTTTATTAATGAAAGAGGGGACAACGCTCATTATAACTGAACTAAAAGACGATGGAATGACTCAGCCATCCGGTGATTCAGGCACACGCATCGGATGCGGTGAAATTACTGAAAAAGAAGGAAAGCGTTCTGATAAGAAGGAAGTAAAGCCTGCAGAAGAAAAACAGTGA